GATTAAAGCTCAATTCTTAATTTAATAATCTGTTTCAAATTTTTTCAAAATCTCAATATTTAATTCTTTTGCTTTCCAAATATGTATGCAAAACCGTTTTCATCGTCAATCAGATCAAACGGCAACGGAAATGCCGCAAAAGATTAATATACAAACCTTTACCCCACCTTATTGTACAACTGCTTTACGACATAGTTAGGAATGCGGAAAGTGATCAATCCGGCAAAATGATCTTCGATGGTTAAAAGTCCAATATAAAACAAAAGTGATACAGCATCAGCTTTTGTGAACTCTTTTTCGAAATTGTATTGAAGTGTCAGACTCTCGGAAATCTTCCCGGAGACAAGTAAATCCTCCAAAATTTCCTCCATTTCCTCTTTTGTGAGAAAGTTATAATGAGAGTTAAAATCGTTGAACCCGATCTTTACTTTCGCATTAAACGACTCTCGGATCAGTGCACTGTCACCCGTATCAATTGCCGAAAAATCAAATTTCAGTATGAGGAATTCGTTTCGAAGAGGAGTTACATTCTCCGGTTTCCCAATAAACAGGTTGCCGAAAAGTCTGTCAAAATCTTCATCATATTGTTTGCCATAGTAATGATCCAGCACAGAAAGGAACAGGGATTTCCCAAACCGTCGTGGTCTGAGAAAAAATATCGCAGGGGAATTCTGTTTTTCGAGAAGAGGAATGAACATTGTCTTGTCAACATACCAGGCATTCCGCTCAATAAGCGAAGGAAAATGAGATGTAAGCAACGGGAGACTCTTGTTCATCAGTTGTTCTGAATTTTTTATTAATGGATAGTTAATATAAATAAATTAGTCCGTAACAGGATATCAAGGTTTGTGTTGTCTAATAATCAGGCATGATTTCAGGGATACTTTAGCGTGATCTTTTACTCCCCCTCCAGTATCCTCCAAAAAGCTTTAAAGCCGTCTTCTATTGTTTCATCCGGGGGGAAGAATTTGGGGGTGTGGAGTCCGTGTCTTTCACCGGTGGAAGTGCCGAGCCAAAACATGAAGGAGGGATATTTTTTTGAGATGAAGCCGAAATCTTCACCGGTCATTTTGCTGCCGCAGTCGATGACGGTGAAATCTTTTGACAGGGCGGGGGTGCATTTATGGTATAATGATTTGTCAACCACTACTTCAAGATAGGGATCACCATGGATGACTTCTGTTCTTACTCCCGTCTCTTTTTCGATCTCTTTCGAGAGGGATTTGAGTTGGTCGATAAACCACCAGGAGTCATCAATATTCAAAGCTCTTATGGTGCATTCAGCGATTGCATGAGCAGGGATGATATTCCGTGCTGTTCCCGACTGAATTTTCCCGTATCCGAAGAGCATGGTGTCTTTTTTGGGTTCAATCAGTTTTTTTGCACGGGAAAGGTAAGCCATCAGACCATCAAAGGCGTGAATCCCGTTTTCGGGAAAGGCAACATGCGCCTGTCTGCCGTGAAACTCGAGTACAATTTCGTTGGCTGAGGCAAAAAGTACACCGGGAGTTGAAGCTATGGTGCCTCTGTCATAATCATCAGTAACATGAAGCGCAAAGGCTTTTGAAATGTTGAATTGATCGAAAACACCCGATTCAAGCATTTTAAGTGCTCCGCCACCACCTTCTTCGGCAGGTTGAAAGAGAAAAATGATATTGCGATCCACTTTCTTTGCCACCACTTCAAGCAGAAAACGGTAGAGGATTGAGGTGTGCACATCGTGTCCGCAGGCGTGCATCAGATTGTTTGTTGAAGCGAACGGGAGTCCCGTCTCTTCAACTATCGGAAGGGCATCAATATCAGCACGGAAAAGGAGATAATCACCATTGTTTACAGTATATTCAACCACAAGTCCTGTTTCAAGAGGGCGATGGATAACGATTCCCGGAATTTCTCCGATGTTTTCAACCAGGGTTTTCGTGGTTTCAAACTCCTGATACATAAGTTCAGGGAGGCTGTGGAGTTTATGTCTAAGTTCGACAGGTTTTAGCATACAGTCTTACAGGTTGAATGCGTTAACGATGTTTTTTACAGCTTCCTCTTTGAATTGCTTGTCGATCAGGCATGAAATTTTTATCTCGGAAGTTGTGACAAGCTTTACGGGTATGTTTTTTAGTGCGCGGAAAAATGTAGCGGCGACACCTCCCTCGGATTTCATCCCGATCCCCACAACAGAGAGTTTCAAATAGTCTGAATGATACTCGACCACATGTGTATCGATACCAGAGAGAGAACGGGTGATGGCAGCGTCGAGGTCTTTTACTTTTTCCGAAATGACAGTAAAGGAAACAACCAGTTCGTCTCCGGTGTTGATCATCGAAATCATATCGACATTCAATCCCTCCGCAGCAACCTTTTCGAAGAGGTTTTGCACGATTGAGTAGTCTACAGGGAGTTTTTTTATAATTACCTGAGTTTCGTTCTCAGTCACACTGCAACCTGTGACCACGGGTTCTTCAATTAAAATATCTTCGTTCACGACATAACTTCCTTCCTCATCTGAAAAGGTTGAACCACAATAGAGATTAATATTGAATTTTTTTGCGATTTCCACCGAGCGGCTGTGCAGAACCTTTGCGCCAAGTGAAGCCATTTCGAGCATCTCGTCATATGAGACCTGCTTTAGTTTTTTGGCATTGGGGTGCAGTTTCGGATCGGTTGTGTAGATTCCCGCCACATCACTGTAAATCTCACAATCAACACCGAGAGCGGAAGCAAGAGCGACAGCGGAAGTGTCTGATCCACCTCTTCCCAGGGTTGTAATCTCCCAGTCCTCTGTGACACCCTGAAAACCGGTCACAACCAGAACATCGTATTCCTTCAATTGTTCATTGATGAAGTTTGTATCGAAGTGGAGGATTTTCGCCTGAGTATGGCTTTTTGTGGTTTTTATCCCTGCCTGAAAAGCATTGAGCGATTTACTCTTTACACCAAGATCTTTAAGAGCCATCGAGACAAGAGAGACCGAAACCTGTTCACCCGTGCTAAGCAGCATGTCATACTCTCTCGGATCGGGATCGGGCGAAACTTCCCTGGCAAGTTTTATCAGGCCATCGGTGCTTTTTCCCATTGCCGAGACAACAATAATCAGCTTAAATCCGGAATCCACCCGTTTTGCTATCCGGGCAGCAACACCAAGGATCTTTTGTGCATCAGCGACGGAACTTCCGCCAAATTTCTGAACGACAAGTGTGGTGCCCATCTCTATAGACTCCTCAGGGAATCCATTATTATGGTTTTCGACTTTGTCTTTTCGTCAACTTTTTTGATTACCCGAGCCGGAACGCCGGCGACAACCGTATAAGGCTCCACATCAGAGACAACAATTGCACCTGCGGCAACCACAGCACCTTCGCCAACTTTTATTCCTTCAAGCACAACAGCATTGGCACCGATAACCACTTTATCACCGATTACTACTGGTTCTGCATTCGGGGGTTCGATGACACCTGCGAGGACAGTTCCGGCACCAATGTGACAGTCTTTTCCCACTACTGCCCGACCGCCAACTACCACATTCATGTCGATCATTGTCCGGTCACCAATTACGGCTCCAATGTTGATCACCGCTCCCATCATAATAACGCAATTGTTGCCGATATCAACTTTGTCGCGGATAATGGCACCCGGTTCAATTCTGGAATTCACTTTCGTAAGATCGAGAAGTGGTACTGCCGAGTGTCTTCTGTCGTTTTCAATCCGGTAGTGTGAAAATTTCTCCTTGTGGGTTTTGAGCAGGGCAACAAGTTCGGAGTGCTCACAGAAGAGCACTCCCCATTTGTGATCGCCATAAAACTCCAGACCTGAGAAGTCGATTCCCGCGAGATTACCCGCAAGATAAGCCTTCACGGGCGTTTTTTTTGTGGCTTTGGCTATAAAATCGATTATTTCGTAAGAGTCCATGTTATCCGTTACTTGTCCTGAAATACAACATCTGTAAATGAATAGAGTCCGTTGCTTTTGGTAAGCGCAAACTCGGCTGCAAGCAGCACACCTTCGGCAAAAGTTCTTCTGTTTGTCGCAGAATGTGAGATGGAAATCACCTCTCCAAGTCCTGCGAAATAGATGGTGTGGTCTCCCGGAACATTACCGAGACGAAGAGAAGAGACCGGCACATCTTTTCCGACAACCTCTTTTAGCATTATTGCAGTTCCCGAAGGTTTGTCTTTTTTGAAACGGTGGTGGGTTTCGGATATCTCCACATCCCAGCCTTTCAGATTTTCATTCAGGATTGCAGTTGCTTTCAGGAGTATCTGGACCCCTTTTGA
The nucleotide sequence above comes from Ignavibacteria bacterium. Encoded proteins:
- a CDS encoding AAA family ATPase is translated as MNKSLPLLTSHFPSLIERNAWYVDKTMFIPLLEKQNSPAIFFLRPRRFGKSLFLSVLDHYYGKQYDEDFDRLFGNLFIGKPENVTPLRNEFLILKFDFSAIDTGDSALIRESFNAKVKIGFNDFNSHYNFLTKEEMEEILEDLLVSGKISESLTLQYNFEKEFTKADAVSLLFYIGLLTIEDHFAGLITFRIPNYVVKQLYNKVG
- a CDS encoding amidohydrolase; its protein translation is MLKPVELRHKLHSLPELMYQEFETTKTLVENIGEIPGIVIHRPLETGLVVEYTVNNGDYLLFRADIDALPIVEETGLPFASTNNLMHACGHDVHTSILYRFLLEVVAKKVDRNIIFLFQPAEEGGGGALKMLESGVFDQFNISKAFALHVTDDYDRGTIASTPGVLFASANEIVLEFHGRQAHVAFPENGIHAFDGLMAYLSRAKKLIEPKKDTMLFGYGKIQSGTARNIIPAHAIAECTIRALNIDDSWWFIDQLKSLSKEIEKETGVRTEVIHGDPYLEVVVDKSLYHKCTPALSKDFTVIDCGSKMTGEDFGFISKKYPSFMFWLGTSTGERHGLHTPKFFPPDETIEDGFKAFWRILEGE
- a CDS encoding aspartate kinase translates to MGTTLVVQKFGGSSVADAQKILGVAARIAKRVDSGFKLIIVVSAMGKSTDGLIKLAREVSPDPDPREYDMLLSTGEQVSVSLVSMALKDLGVKSKSLNAFQAGIKTTKSHTQAKILHFDTNFINEQLKEYDVLVVTGFQGVTEDWEITTLGRGGSDTSAVALASALGVDCEIYSDVAGIYTTDPKLHPNAKKLKQVSYDEMLEMASLGAKVLHSRSVEIAKKFNINLYCGSTFSDEEGSYVVNEDILIEEPVVTGCSVTENETQVIIKKLPVDYSIVQNLFEKVAAEGLNVDMISMINTGDELVVSFTVISEKVKDLDAAITRSLSGIDTHVVEYHSDYLKLSVVGIGMKSEGGVAATFFRALKNIPVKLVTTSEIKISCLIDKQFKEEAVKNIVNAFNL
- the dapD gene encoding 2,3,4,5-tetrahydropyridine-2,6-dicarboxylate N-acetyltransferase, with protein sequence MDSYEIIDFIAKATKKTPVKAYLAGNLAGIDFSGLEFYGDHKWGVLFCEHSELVALLKTHKEKFSHYRIENDRRHSAVPLLDLTKVNSRIEPGAIIRDKVDIGNNCVIMMGAVINIGAVIGDRTMIDMNVVVGGRAVVGKDCHIGAGTVLAGVIEPPNAEPVVIGDKVVIGANAVVLEGIKVGEGAVVAAGAIVVSDVEPYTVVAGVPARVIKKVDEKTKSKTIIMDSLRSL
- a CDS encoding 4-hydroxy-tetrahydrodipicolinate reductase, with the protein product MKYGLFGASGKMGRELQSVFSETGHKCVFTLDLDGMRHDEDPEVLIDFSQPEVFDTVLHHMTKFKCPLVSGTTGLSQLQLDALKEFSKELPIVQSYNYSKGVQILLKATAILNENLKGWDVEISETHHRFKKDKPSGTAIMLKEVVGKDVPVSSLRLGNVPGDHTIYFAGLGEVISISHSATNRRTFAEGVLLAAEFALTKSNGLYSFTDVVFQDK